A region from the Candidatus Electrothrix scaldis genome encodes:
- the rimO gene encoding 30S ribosomal protein S12 methylthiotransferase RimO — translation MIEQKKMHLTSLGCAKNLVDSEMMLGSLELEGYTTVEDPAEAELLLINTCGFIRPAVEEAVDEILRLAEYKEDDPKKKLVVTGCMVQRYGKDLQDELPEVDFFVGIDEEKDIASLVNAWSPGSASLYLEGPSCFLADNKVPRRLATPFFRSYLKVTEGCDNHCTYCMIPKIRGDLRSRTVQDLLVEAQALEQGGVKELCLIAQDLTAYGYDLGTGDNLVALLKQLLAETNIPWLRLLYLYPSSVSVELLELMAEQPRIVPYLDIPFQHVSDSVLQKMGRRYGQQDLEQLVSMIRRIVPNCALRTTMMVGFPGETEEDVQIMLDCLQRWQLDHVGVFPYEAEQGSPAAELQDKIERKVREERYVRVMELQAEISTQRLEQYVGKKELVLVEGISRETDLLLEGRTRYQAPDIDGCVFINDGTASPGDIVTVEITEAHTYDLVGGIIS, via the coding sequence ATGATAGAACAGAAGAAGATGCACCTGACAAGTCTCGGTTGTGCAAAAAATTTGGTCGATTCCGAGATGATGCTCGGTTCGCTTGAGCTGGAAGGGTATACCACTGTTGAAGATCCGGCTGAGGCGGAGTTGCTTCTCATTAATACCTGCGGTTTTATTCGTCCGGCTGTAGAAGAGGCGGTGGATGAAATCCTTCGTCTTGCGGAATATAAGGAGGATGACCCAAAGAAAAAACTGGTTGTCACCGGCTGCATGGTTCAGCGCTACGGTAAGGACTTGCAGGACGAGCTTCCTGAAGTAGACTTTTTTGTCGGCATTGATGAGGAGAAGGACATCGCCTCGCTGGTGAATGCCTGGTCTCCGGGCAGTGCCTCACTGTATCTTGAGGGGCCTTCCTGTTTTCTTGCTGATAATAAGGTTCCGAGAAGGCTGGCGACCCCATTTTTTCGCAGCTATCTGAAAGTGACTGAAGGCTGTGATAATCACTGCACCTATTGCATGATTCCGAAAATACGCGGTGATTTGCGGAGCAGAACTGTACAGGATTTGCTTGTCGAAGCCCAGGCCCTGGAGCAAGGTGGAGTAAAGGAACTTTGTTTGATCGCCCAGGACTTGACGGCCTATGGCTATGATCTCGGTACCGGCGATAATCTTGTTGCTCTGTTGAAGCAGCTCCTTGCAGAAACCAATATTCCCTGGTTACGTCTGCTTTATCTCTATCCCTCTTCTGTTTCAGTTGAGCTGCTTGAGCTGATGGCTGAGCAGCCACGTATTGTGCCCTATCTCGATATTCCCTTTCAGCATGTCAGTGATTCTGTTTTGCAAAAAATGGGACGTCGCTACGGGCAGCAGGATTTGGAGCAGCTTGTCAGTATGATCCGTCGGATTGTACCGAACTGTGCCCTGCGTACCACCATGATGGTTGGTTTTCCGGGAGAAACAGAAGAAGATGTGCAAATAATGTTGGATTGTCTGCAGCGATGGCAGTTGGACCACGTAGGTGTTTTTCCCTATGAGGCTGAGCAGGGATCACCTGCGGCTGAATTGCAGGATAAGATAGAAAGGAAGGTCCGGGAAGAACGTTATGTCCGGGTTATGGAGTTGCAGGCAGAAATAAGTACGCAACGTTTGGAGCAGTATGTGGGCAAGAAAGAGCTTGTTTTGGTTGAGGGGATAAGCCGGGAAACAGATCTACTTCTGGAGGGAAGAACTCGATATCAGGCTCCTGATATTGATGGCTGTGTTTTTATCAATGACGGAACAGCGAGCCCCGGTGATATCGTAACTGTTGAAATCACCGAGGCCCATACCTACGATTTAGTTGGTGGAATTATCAGCTAA
- a CDS encoding HU family DNA-binding protein codes for MNKSELIEALAEKIELPVRETAAITKTIIDAMSNALVEGDSIEIRGFGSFTVKQYGAYTGRNPKSGEKINVAPKKLPFFKVGKDLRERVDSEARSQDEEK; via the coding sequence ATGAATAAATCGGAACTTATAGAGGCATTAGCCGAGAAAATCGAGCTGCCCGTACGCGAAACTGCTGCTATCACCAAGACCATCATTGATGCAATGAGCAATGCCTTGGTTGAGGGCGATTCTATTGAAATCCGTGGATTCGGAAGTTTTACAGTCAAGCAGTACGGTGCCTATACAGGCCGCAACCCGAAATCAGGAGAAAAAATTAACGTTGCTCCGAAAAAGCTCCCCTTCTTCAAGGTGGGCAAAGATCTGAGAGAACGGGTGGATTCTGAAGCAAGAAGCCAGGACGAAGAAAAATAA
- a CDS encoding pseudouridine synthase: MERIQKIIAHAGICSRRKAEEYIAQGRVKVDGKAVTQPGLKVDPKQAVITVDGKPLQEEKKMYVLLHKPRGYVTTMSDPQGRPIVTDLLPEIKERLFPVGRLDLDSEGALLLTNDGVLTHQVLHPRFEVKKTYQATVQGFPKKTELKKLEQGIVLDGTKTWPALLRVIKKEKDVTVIEIIIHEGKKRQVRKMFQAIGYPVIRLKRTAYGRLRLENLTEGRYRFLDKNDLKKLFL, translated from the coding sequence ATGGAAAGAATACAAAAAATTATAGCCCACGCAGGAATATGCTCCCGGCGCAAGGCAGAAGAATACATCGCCCAAGGAAGAGTTAAGGTTGATGGCAAAGCAGTCACCCAGCCAGGACTCAAGGTTGATCCCAAGCAGGCTGTTATCACGGTTGATGGCAAGCCCTTGCAGGAAGAAAAAAAAATGTACGTTCTCCTGCACAAACCAAGAGGCTATGTCACAACTATGTCTGACCCCCAAGGTCGCCCCATTGTTACAGATCTTCTCCCGGAAATTAAAGAGCGCCTCTTCCCGGTAGGTCGCCTGGACCTGGACAGTGAAGGCGCTCTTCTCCTCACTAATGACGGTGTACTGACCCACCAAGTCCTTCATCCCCGTTTTGAGGTCAAAAAAACCTATCAGGCAACAGTTCAGGGTTTCCCCAAAAAGACAGAGCTAAAAAAGCTTGAACAAGGTATTGTACTCGACGGTACAAAAACTTGGCCCGCTTTGCTTCGTGTGATAAAAAAAGAGAAAGATGTTACTGTCATCGAGATTATAATCCATGAAGGAAAAAAAAGGCAGGTGCGAAAGATGTTCCAGGCTATAGGTTATCCGGTTATTCGTTTAAAACGAACCGCCTACGGCCGTTTACGACTGGAAAATCTTACAGAAGGAAGATACCGTTTTTTGGATAAAAACGACCTTAAAAAACTTTTTTTGTAA
- a CDS encoding UbiD family decarboxylase: MESIYNLRQYLDILRRENELLVIDTEVDPYLEIAEIHRRVIARSGPALLFTKVKGSSFPVVTNLFGTNRRLELAFGTRPMDFVADLVRLAEQAMPPSFATVKQAAPLALQALKLGLKNVKPGSAPILESLQKPARMTELPMLTSWHSDGGAFVTLPLVYTEHPDGHGHNLGMYRIHRYDDTTTGIHWQIHKGGGYHYCAAEEKNKPLPMTLFIGGPPALMLSAIAPLPEDIPELMLASLLQGKKLNMVKDPLGGHRLVAETEFAIKGIVPPKIRQPEGPFGDHYGYNSLAHDYPVFQTTHLYHRKDAIYPATVVGRPKQEDYFIGDFLQDLLSPLFPLVMKGVQQLKTFGEAGFHCLAAARVSNRYPREAFAAGLRVLGEGQLSLTKFLIVTDGSLDVADFGALWVHVLERIQWDRDLFVFANVSQDTLDYTGPSVNKGSKALMMGLGEKQRDLPKEFSGSLPPGCSQPNPFLPGTLVVQGESYESSPELGPQLASWDGVTDWPVILLVDSTAEATESMQEFVWTFFTRFEPAADIHGRQQQVKRFHVGLTPPIVFDCRMKPWYTEVLEVDQATKELVDSKYASMIPAQFR; the protein is encoded by the coding sequence ATGGAATCAATATATAATCTTCGCCAATACCTTGATATTCTCCGCCGAGAAAATGAACTCCTCGTTATCGACACCGAGGTTGATCCGTACCTTGAAATAGCGGAAATTCACCGCCGAGTTATCGCGCGTAGCGGACCAGCCCTGCTTTTCACCAAGGTCAAGGGCTCTTCCTTTCCCGTGGTCACCAATCTCTTTGGCACCAACCGCAGACTGGAACTGGCCTTCGGCACAAGGCCAATGGATTTTGTTGCAGACCTGGTCAGATTAGCAGAACAGGCTATGCCTCCAAGCTTTGCCACAGTCAAACAGGCAGCACCACTGGCCTTGCAGGCACTGAAACTCGGCCTAAAAAATGTCAAACCAGGGTCTGCACCTATCTTAGAAAGCCTGCAAAAACCAGCACGGATGACCGAGCTGCCCATGCTCACCTCCTGGCATTCCGATGGGGGGGCTTTTGTTACCCTGCCCCTGGTTTATACCGAGCATCCAGACGGGCACGGCCATAACTTAGGGATGTACCGCATCCACCGCTATGACGACACCACGACGGGCATCCACTGGCAAATCCACAAGGGTGGAGGCTATCATTACTGCGCAGCAGAAGAGAAAAATAAGCCCTTACCTATGACCCTGTTCATTGGTGGTCCACCCGCCCTGATGCTCTCTGCCATTGCTCCTTTGCCGGAAGATATTCCCGAATTGATGCTGGCCTCTCTGCTTCAGGGAAAAAAACTCAACATGGTCAAAGACCCTCTGGGCGGACATCGCTTGGTTGCGGAAACAGAATTTGCCATCAAGGGGATTGTGCCGCCAAAAATTAGGCAGCCAGAAGGCCCCTTTGGTGATCATTATGGGTATAACTCTCTGGCCCACGATTATCCGGTCTTCCAGACCACCCATTTGTATCACCGCAAAGATGCCATCTATCCTGCCACTGTGGTTGGTCGCCCCAAGCAGGAGGATTATTTTATCGGTGATTTCCTTCAGGATCTCCTCTCCCCGCTCTTTCCTCTGGTCATGAAAGGGGTACAACAGCTGAAGACCTTTGGGGAAGCAGGATTCCATTGCCTGGCTGCGGCACGGGTCAGTAACCGTTATCCCCGGGAGGCCTTTGCCGCAGGCTTGCGTGTCCTCGGAGAGGGTCAGCTCTCCCTGACCAAATTCCTCATCGTCACCGACGGTAGCCTGGACGTGGCAGATTTTGGCGCATTATGGGTTCATGTTCTGGAGCGCATCCAATGGGACAGAGATCTCTTTGTCTTTGCCAATGTTTCCCAAGACACCTTGGACTACACCGGCCCCTCTGTCAATAAGGGTTCTAAGGCCCTGATGATGGGTTTAGGTGAAAAACAGCGTGATTTACCCAAGGAGTTCAGCGGCAGCCTGCCTCCGGGTTGCAGTCAACCCAATCCTTTTCTGCCCGGTACTTTGGTAGTGCAAGGAGAGAGCTATGAAAGCAGCCCTGAGCTGGGGCCACAGCTTGCCAGCTGGGACGGTGTTACTGATTGGCCGGTCATCCTTTTGGTGGACTCCACGGCAGAGGCAACAGAAAGTATGCAGGAATTTGTCTGGACCTTTTTCACCCGTTTTGAGCCTGCGGCGGATATTCATGGCAGACAGCAACAGGTTAAACGCTTCCATGTTGGCCTGACCCCGCCCATAGTCTTTGATTGCCGAATGAAACCCTGGTACACCGAGGTACTGGAGGTCGATCAGGCTACCAAGGAGCTTGTCGATAGCAAGTATGCTTCGATGATTCCGGCGCAGTTCAGGTAA
- a CDS encoding DOMON domain-containing protein has translation MKGSKFGGVLVAVLYVFMSCGLVFAEGYDHETKVDNISFAWKIDGESLQVKLSAKTESWVGIGFNPSSKMKGAGFVLGYVKGDKVKVSDEYGDGENSHKPDTKLGGTDNVTVIGGSEKDGMTTIEFSIPLQSGEETDAIIQPDGETTVLLAYGEGRDSFKMKHKFRTAIKVNLKTGEVK, from the coding sequence ATGAAAGGAAGTAAGTTCGGTGGTGTACTTGTTGCTGTGCTGTACGTTTTCATGAGCTGTGGTTTGGTCTTTGCCGAAGGCTATGATCATGAAACAAAGGTCGACAACATAAGCTTTGCCTGGAAGATTGATGGAGAAAGCTTGCAGGTCAAGCTCTCAGCAAAAACGGAGAGCTGGGTAGGGATCGGTTTTAACCCCTCCTCCAAAATGAAAGGAGCCGGTTTTGTCCTTGGTTATGTGAAAGGTGATAAGGTCAAGGTATCTGATGAATACGGCGATGGTGAAAACAGCCATAAGCCGGACACCAAACTCGGTGGGACTGATAACGTGACCGTCATCGGCGGATCTGAAAAGGACGGTATGACCACAATAGAATTCTCCATCCCACTGCAATCCGGTGAGGAGACAGATGCTATCATTCAGCCGGACGGTGAAACAACTGTTCTCCTGGCCTATGGCGAGGGGAGGGATAGTTTTAAAATGAAACATAAATTTCGTACTGCTATCAAAGTCAATCTCAAAACAGGCGAAGTGAAATAA
- a CDS encoding SCO family protein yields the protein MRQGWLFPALFILLLLTCPFQASAEPGKGAEGTKKEYKVGDPELDVIWVDEQNGKYLPLDRTFQDETGNSVQLKDIIDKPTLLLPVYFHCPNSCTLNLSHLADAVNRSNFTPGKDFNLIALSFNDGDTPAKAKAAKENYLPLLPKSFPQESWKFLTGSKEDILALTNAIGYRFEQRNDGTFIHPSAVVAVAADGMIIKYVYGNFISGDVDMAISEAQQGIPALSVRRFLDYCFNYAPEKTRAFFTNIKLFVVLGFVCAGGLFFLWLRRKDKKKWEEEEAVHDEHHQTGNKV from the coding sequence ATGAGACAAGGCTGGCTCTTTCCTGCTCTTTTCATTCTGCTGCTTCTTACTTGCCCGTTCCAAGCTTCTGCGGAACCGGGCAAGGGGGCAGAGGGAACGAAGAAAGAGTATAAGGTCGGCGATCCTGAGCTTGATGTCATTTGGGTGGATGAACAAAATGGCAAATATCTTCCCCTAGACAGGACCTTTCAGGATGAAACCGGGAACTCAGTTCAACTCAAAGATATTATAGATAAACCAACCCTCCTCCTTCCCGTCTATTTCCACTGTCCCAATAGCTGCACCCTCAACCTTTCCCACCTGGCCGATGCCGTCAACAGGTCAAACTTCACCCCTGGTAAAGATTTTAACCTGATCGCCCTGAGTTTTAATGATGGGGATACTCCTGCAAAGGCAAAGGCGGCCAAGGAAAATTATCTGCCGCTCCTGCCCAAGTCTTTTCCGCAGGAGAGCTGGAAGTTTCTTACCGGCAGCAAGGAGGATATCCTGGCCTTGACCAATGCCATCGGCTATCGCTTTGAACAACGAAATGACGGGACTTTTATCCATCCCTCTGCCGTAGTTGCGGTTGCCGCTGATGGCATGATTATCAAGTATGTCTACGGGAACTTTATCAGCGGTGATGTGGACATGGCTATCTCTGAGGCTCAGCAGGGGATTCCGGCTCTGTCAGTGCGACGTTTTCTTGATTACTGCTTTAACTATGCCCCGGAAAAGACCAGGGCGTTTTTCACCAACATAAAGTTGTTCGTCGTCTTAGGTTTTGTATGTGCAGGCGGCCTTTTTTTTCTCTGGCTTCGTCGAAAGGATAAGAAAAAATGGGAGGAAGAGGAGGCTGTACATGATGAGCATCATCAGACAGGAAACAAGGTATGA
- a CDS encoding cbb3-type cytochrome c oxidase subunit I, which translates to MTATESFYHTPSPPGLKGIWAWLLTQDHKRIGLMYLWAVGLWFCIALCCGLLMRVELMSAGRTIMGPEVYNSLFTLHGVIMIFLFVIPAVPSIFGNFFLPIQIGADDVFFPKLNLLSWYLFMLGAFLAVASLFLGEGFPDTGWTFYVPFSLTTDKNVSLTVTAAFILGMSSMLTGLNFITTVHRMRTKGMGWMQMPLFTWSLYATSWVQILATPVLSITLLMVIFERVFAIGLFDPGKGGDPILYQHLFWMYSHPAVYIMILPAMGVISEIIPVFSRKAVFGYKGIVLSSMGIAVAGSLVWAHHMYTSGMSDVAVFVFSLLTFLVAIPTAVKVFSWIATMYKGAIEMTPPLYLALIFIYLFCVGGLTGLVLGSAGTDIHLHDTHFVVAHFHFTMFGGTGFAFFAALHYWWPKMFGIMYNFKKAYIGATLAAVGFIFHYVPMFILGMQGMPRRYYDYLPKFERGNFLAGFGGFLLVIGIILMFYNLLMSFRKRQVAPQDPWGGTTLEWSVPSPPPLHNFVEEPKVKAYPYDFSEVIAQAQNAQAHQESEK; encoded by the coding sequence ATGACTGCGACTGAATCGTTTTATCACACACCATCGCCACCGGGCCTGAAGGGAATATGGGCTTGGCTTTTAACTCAGGATCATAAACGGATCGGCCTTATGTATCTCTGGGCCGTGGGACTCTGGTTCTGTATTGCCCTCTGCTGTGGCCTGCTCATGCGGGTTGAGCTGATGAGCGCAGGCAGAACCATTATGGGGCCGGAGGTCTATAACTCTCTGTTCACCCTACACGGGGTGATTATGATCTTTCTTTTTGTGATCCCGGCTGTGCCGTCCATTTTTGGAAATTTTTTCCTGCCCATTCAGATTGGGGCAGATGATGTCTTCTTTCCCAAACTGAATCTGCTGTCCTGGTATCTCTTTATGCTCGGAGCCTTCCTGGCCGTGGCTTCCCTTTTTCTGGGCGAGGGCTTTCCCGATACCGGCTGGACTTTTTATGTGCCCTTCAGCCTGACAACGGATAAGAATGTGTCCTTGACCGTGACCGCCGCCTTTATCCTCGGCATGTCCTCTATGCTGACCGGGCTGAATTTTATCACCACGGTCCATAGAATGCGGACCAAGGGGATGGGCTGGATGCAGATGCCGCTGTTCACTTGGTCGCTGTACGCCACCTCATGGGTGCAGATTTTGGCAACGCCGGTTCTTTCCATCACCCTGCTCATGGTTATCTTTGAGCGTGTCTTTGCCATTGGCCTGTTTGATCCGGGCAAGGGCGGCGATCCGATTCTGTATCAGCATCTCTTTTGGATGTACTCGCATCCGGCAGTATACATCATGATCCTGCCTGCAATGGGAGTAATCTCAGAGATCATTCCGGTTTTTTCCCGGAAGGCTGTCTTTGGGTATAAGGGGATCGTGCTCTCTTCTATGGGAATTGCGGTTGCAGGCTCGCTGGTCTGGGCTCACCATATGTACACCAGCGGCATGAGCGATGTTGCGGTTTTTGTCTTTTCTCTGCTTACCTTTCTTGTGGCCATTCCGACAGCGGTTAAGGTCTTTTCCTGGATCGCCACCATGTATAAGGGGGCCATAGAGATGACCCCTCCGCTCTATCTTGCCCTGATTTTTATCTATCTCTTCTGTGTGGGAGGGTTGACCGGGCTGGTGCTGGGATCAGCAGGAACCGACATCCATCTCCATGATACCCATTTTGTGGTGGCACATTTCCACTTCACCATGTTCGGTGGCACCGGCTTTGCTTTCTTTGCCGCTCTCCATTACTGGTGGCCCAAGATGTTCGGTATTATGTATAATTTTAAAAAAGCTTATATCGGGGCGACCTTGGCGGCTGTGGGCTTTATCTTTCACTATGTCCCCATGTTTATCCTCGGGATGCAGGGAATGCCGAGGCGCTATTATGATTATCTGCCGAAATTCGAACGGGGGAATTTTCTTGCCGGATTTGGTGGCTTCCTGCTCGTTATCGGTATCATCTTGATGTTCTATAACCTACTGATGAGTTTTCGGAAAAGGCAAGTAGCGCCTCAGGATCCGTGGGGTGGAACGACCTTGGAATGGTCTGTCCCGTCCCCGCCACCGCTACATAATTTTGTCGAGGAGCCCAAGGTGAAGGCGTATCCCTACGACTTCAGCGAGGTCATTGCCCAAGCTCAGAACGCTCAGGCTCATCAGGAAAGCGAGAAATAA
- a CDS encoding cytochrome c oxidase subunit 3 family protein translates to MEKKIDKTGIRIGMWLFLYTEIILFGGLFVLYAAYFHKFPELFAQGGEELNTLVGTVNTVVLLISSFTVAASITALQRGKKGQTIAFLLFSIFCGVVFLINKYFEWSTKFHHDIFPNSETLQNGPDGLNIFFGLYYVITGLHGLHVIIGMILLMVTLTLVMKERVHKDRFQLLENAGLYWHLVDLIWIFVFPLFYLVI, encoded by the coding sequence ATGGAGAAAAAGATAGATAAAACCGGTATCCGTATCGGGATGTGGCTGTTTCTCTATACGGAAATTATTTTATTCGGCGGGCTTTTTGTGCTCTATGCAGCCTACTTTCATAAGTTTCCTGAATTATTCGCGCAGGGAGGTGAAGAGCTCAATACGCTTGTCGGCACGGTGAATACCGTGGTGCTACTGATCAGTAGTTTCACGGTTGCCGCCTCAATCACTGCCTTGCAACGAGGAAAGAAGGGGCAAACCATAGCTTTTCTCCTCTTTTCGATTTTTTGCGGGGTGGTCTTTCTGATCAATAAGTATTTTGAATGGTCGACAAAGTTTCATCACGATATTTTTCCGAACTCTGAAACCCTGCAGAATGGCCCTGATGGCCTGAATATTTTCTTCGGGCTCTACTACGTCATTACTGGCCTACACGGCCTGCATGTGATTATCGGGATGATATTACTTATGGTCACGCTTACTCTGGTCATGAAAGAAAGGGTGCATAAAGATCGTTTTCAGCTCCTGGAGAATGCTGGCCTGTATTGGCATTTGGTGGATTTGATCTGGATCTTTGTTTTTCCTCTGTTTTATCTGGTTATTTAA
- a CDS encoding cytochrome C oxidase subunit IV family protein — MNTQESPHIISYKLLGTVLAALLVLTGVTVAVSQVDLGVFNVPLALFIASTKATLVLLFFMHMKYEGKVIVVSFVSAVIFLGILISLMFFDVSFRYFS, encoded by the coding sequence GTGAACACACAAGAAAGTCCGCATATTATCTCGTATAAACTGCTCGGAACAGTTCTTGCCGCCTTGTTGGTGTTGACCGGAGTCACTGTGGCTGTTTCTCAGGTTGACCTGGGCGTCTTCAATGTGCCGCTTGCTCTGTTTATCGCCTCGACCAAGGCTACCTTGGTGTTGCTCTTTTTCATGCATATGAAATATGAGGGTAAGGTGATTGTTGTTTCTTTTGTCAGTGCAGTTATTTTTTTAGGCATCCTGATTAGTTTGATGTTCTTTGATGTGTCCTTTAGATATTTCAGTTAG
- the coxB gene encoding cytochrome c oxidase subunit II, with translation MSPVEGVDRVFWYILGISFVLLIGITAAMIVFAVKYRRSKHPVPATFRDNWKLEIIWTIVPTIIALSMFAVGWKAYVGLRTVPEDALTVDVYAQQFSWIFVYPNDKETEDELVVPLGKSVKLNLTSEDVLHGFSLPAYRIKVDAVPGMQTYAWFEADKVGTYDIHCTEYCGVNHSKMAGTLRIVSEEEYQTWLEEE, from the coding sequence ATGAGTCCGGTAGAAGGGGTAGATCGCGTTTTTTGGTACATCCTGGGGATTTCTTTTGTTCTCCTGATAGGAATCACCGCAGCAATGATTGTTTTTGCGGTGAAGTACCGACGGAGTAAGCATCCTGTTCCTGCAACATTTCGAGATAACTGGAAGCTTGAAATTATTTGGACAATCGTTCCCACCATCATTGCCCTGTCCATGTTTGCGGTGGGGTGGAAGGCCTATGTGGGTTTGCGCACTGTACCTGAGGATGCCTTGACGGTTGATGTATATGCCCAGCAGTTTTCCTGGATATTTGTTTATCCTAATGATAAGGAAACGGAAGATGAGTTGGTGGTGCCGTTGGGGAAATCGGTGAAACTGAATTTGACTTCGGAAGATGTGTTGCATGGCTTTTCTTTGCCAGCGTATCGTATCAAGGTGGATGCGGTGCCGGGGATGCAGACCTATGCCTGGTTTGAGGCAGACAAGGTTGGAACCTATGATATTCACTGCACCGAGTACTGCGGGGTGAATCATTCCAAGATGGCTGGTACCTTGCGCATTGTTTCTGAAGAAGAGTATCAGACCTGGCTTGAAGAAGAGTAG
- a CDS encoding UbiA family prenyltransferase, translating into MKKSSREGVVGEAPVLPAFTSQLSDRVQLAKLVLCLQVAFSTLFGFLYTAQAFSFQAVWVALAVLVLACGAASLNSYQERGRDALMQRTRNRPLVRKKLSPQHALIQALSLIALGLFLLFQFANLESLFAGIAAVLLYNVVYTNMKGVTLYALLPGALCGALPPYIGALAAEADEAFLRTSLPALLLFFWQVPHFFLVLLNHKQDYVSGAVPNLLQRLSEPALQRVFLPWIAALAMVMLLFTVMPSSLDAIARLLIAANAVALLGVFGVQLIYRKEPTYGFLFQYLNFSLLFVMLVGCWGGVGS; encoded by the coding sequence TTGAAGAAGAGTAGTCGGGAAGGAGTTGTGGGGGAGGCTCCTGTACTCCCCGCTTTTACGAGTCAGCTCTCTGATAGAGTGCAGCTGGCCAAGCTGGTGCTTTGCCTTCAGGTGGCCTTTTCCACTCTGTTTGGTTTTCTGTACACGGCCCAGGCCTTTTCTTTTCAGGCTGTCTGGGTTGCCCTTGCTGTCCTTGTCCTTGCCTGCGGCGCTGCCTCTCTCAATTCCTATCAGGAACGGGGGCGTGATGCCCTGATGCAGCGGACTCGCAATCGTCCCTTAGTGCGCAAGAAACTCTCTCCGCAGCATGCCTTGATTCAGGCGCTTTCCCTGATAGCCCTTGGCCTGTTCCTGCTTTTTCAATTTGCTAACCTAGAGTCCTTGTTCGCAGGGATTGCTGCTGTTCTGCTCTATAATGTCGTCTACACCAATATGAAGGGAGTGACGCTGTATGCCCTTTTGCCCGGAGCGCTCTGCGGTGCTCTTCCTCCCTATATAGGCGCTTTAGCAGCCGAGGCTGATGAGGCCTTTCTGCGGACCAGTTTACCCGCCCTGTTGCTCTTCTTTTGGCAGGTGCCACATTTCTTTCTGGTCCTGCTCAATCATAAGCAGGATTATGTTTCCGGCGCTGTGCCGAATTTGTTGCAACGGCTCTCGGAGCCTGCGCTTCAGCGTGTTTTTCTCCCTTGGATTGCTGCTCTTGCAATGGTCATGTTGCTCTTTACGGTGATGCCTTCCTCGCTGGATGCCATTGCCCGTCTCCTTATAGCTGCGAATGCGGTAGCTTTGCTTGGAGTTTTCGGAGTTCAGCTGATTTATCGAAAAGAACCAACCTATGGGTTCCTTTTTCAGTATCTGAATTTTTCTTTGTTGTTCGTTATGTTGGTTGGTTGCTGGGGTGGTGTGGGGAGCTGA